The proteins below come from a single Numida meleagris isolate 19003 breed g44 Domestic line unplaced genomic scaffold, NumMel1.0 unplaced_Scaffold424, whole genome shotgun sequence genomic window:
- the LOC110391633 gene encoding feather keratin Cos1-1/Cos1-3/Cos2-1-like — protein sequence MASSCHGRVSRLSLTYPCVLLPSVPLSQVYRQPQDMSCYSQCVPCRPCGPTPLASSCNEPCVRQCQNSTIVIEPSPVVVTLPGPILSSFPQNTVVGSSTSAAVGSILSSEGVPITSGGFNLSGFSSGYCGRRCLPC from the coding sequence aTGGCTAGTAGTTGCCATGGCAGGGTATCCAGGCTGTCCCTCACATACCCTTGTGTTCTACTTCCTTCTGTCCCTCTCTCCCAGGTGTATCGCCAGCCCCAAGACATGTCCTGCTACAGTCAGTGCGTGCCATGCCGGCCCTGCGGCCCCACCCCTCtggccagcagctgcaatgAGCCCTGTGTCAGGCAGTGCCAGAACTCCACCATCGTCATCGAACCCTCTCCCGTGGTGGTGACCCTGCCCGgacccatcctcagctccttcccacagAACACCGTTGTGGGATCCTCCACCTccgctgctgttggcagcatcctcagctctgagGGCGTGCCCATCACCTCGGGGGGCTTTAACTTGTCTGGCTTCAGCAGCGGCTACTGTGGCAGAAGGTGCCTGCCCTGCTAA